The stretch of DNA TGACGGCGGGCTTTTCATCCTCACTCTCCTCGTCAGAATCCGACGAGTCAGAGTCAGAATCAGCCTCAACCTTGACGCCGTTCTTGGGCTCCTCAGAATCAGACTCGCTGTCGGAGTCGGAGTCGGAGTCGgacgcagcagcggccttcttggccttgccgttgacggcggccttcttggcgGGCTTCTCGTCCTCAGACTCGCTCTCGGAGTCAGAGTCAGAGTCAGAAGACTCGgtctcggccttgaccttggtcttgccgttgacggcggccttcTTGACGGGCTTCTCCTCCTCAGACTCGGAGCTCTCAGACGAGTCGGAGTCggactcctcctcctcctcctcggactcggacgaAGACTCAGGCTCGAcgaccttcttcttcttcttggaaggctcctccttctccttcacCACCTTCTTagcggcggccttggcggcaTCCTTGGACTTCGCCTTGGGGGTCTGCGACGCCTtggtgacgccggcgtccttgacggcaAGGGCCTCAGCGGCCTTCTTGCTCTCCTTGGTCTTGGACTTGGCCATTGTAAATGTGCGAGAGAGAATGGATGGGGTATCAAGAAAAGAGATGTGCGCGAAGAAGACAGAGATGCAAGGCTGTCTATTCTATCGCAGAGTGATGGAGGAAAGACAAAGTCTGCACGAAGGAAGGCGCAGGTTTTAAGGTGGGAGGTTGGGCGGTCGCGGCAGGCTGGGCAAGGCGGcagattttttttttctttgcgTCCGGCATTTTGCCTGTCAAAATGTGGAGCTGACAGCAGGCGGTGAGACGACGCTGTTGGGTACGTACCCATTAGCCTTGCAGGTTCCCCGAATGAGCTTTGGTGCCTCAGACTTCAGGCGTCAGCAGCCATTGGCGCTCGCGGATGGGCGCATCGAGGCTCTGGCACACTGCACCGAGGGAAACGACCCATTGTCgcgcaacaacaacccccgtccccgaccatttccctcctcccacgGCGCACGACGGTATCCAGCTGGGACACTCGAGGCATCGCCCGACGCGAAACAAGATGCCGACCCCCGAGTCCGAGCTCTTCAAGAGCCAGAAGCCCAAGGTGGCTCCCACCTTCAACGGCGTCGACTACGACGACACCAAGGCCTtcaagcaggccgaggacgccatCATCCGGGAGCAATGGGTCGAAGCGATGAAGAcccggctcgtcggcgaggagctgggcaaGTGCTATacgcgcgagggcgtcaaccACCTGGAGAACTGCGGCCAATTGCGAGGTGAGTCTGGGGTAACTCGTTGCGCGGGCCAGGTCGGTCCAGTGCTGGGGGACTACTTGCTAACGCAACGTGTGCGCGCAGAGAAATACTTGCAACTCCTGGCGACGAATAAGGTCAAGGGCACCAAGTTCCTGCAGCAAAACTACATCGAAAAgagggacgaggagctggacctGGCGGCCAAGGTGCACACGAGCGACAAGATCGCGCGGCTCAACCAGGGCCGTTTTGCCTCCTGAGAGAGAGCCGGCTAGAGGGGACTCGTCTAGACGAAGCATTTGACCGGGAGTGGTCTGCAATGGAAATGGAACGGCGGCATAGCCTATAGTAGCAAGGTGCTGTTCTCGCGCCCCCGCGGCGTGCTCGGGATCATGTCGGCCCTCGAGTGGGCCTACTTTCTGGCCCTGTACGAGTGTGTATATAAGAGGATGAGAGTCAATGAAACCTAAAGTCAACCCAGTCGAAATTTCCTTGTACTTGTTCTTTTTGTTGAGCTTGCCCACATATCATTCACGCCGTGATTCCGGTCCGTAAAGTCGGCGAGGCAAGGCTGACCCATTGGTGTTGCGGCGGGTCCCATTGGCTGGCTCCTCAACCTCCACCAAAATTTCTCGACTACAACGAGCCTCGTCTCGGTgaccgcgccgacgcccagctTCCAaaaccaccgccgccgcagccgccgccgccgcctcctcttcctccccatCTCCTCCACAGGCATCGCCATGCTCTGCAAGCGCTGCTTCCGCGCCGTCCTGACGCCACGGCAGTTGCTGCCCCTCGCGCGACCCTTCTCGATAGCCGCGCGACTACGCTCCGACGAGCCCCAGCTCTCGACCCCCATCACCAGCCCCAGCGATGCAtcggccgccacgacaaagcccgccgccgagccgcgGTCCATCTGCCTCGAGGGCACCATTCTCAGCGGCCTCAACTACACCAAGGGCGGGAATGACCCCGTGGCGATGAAGGACGAGGACTACCCGGAGTGGCTGTGGTCGTGCCtcgacatggccaagaagGGTACTgacgtcgcggacgaggacgccggcgacgagttCTGTACGTTTGTTTTTTTCCTTCTGCGTTTCTTTGTCCTTCGCTGCCTCTTTGCTGTCAGCCATCATCGTCCGACGAACTGGCGGCCTCTGTCTTGCTGCACGAATTAAAAGTTTCTCGCGCTGACCCGTGCCCTCAAACGCAGCCAAATCCAAAAAGCAGCGACGGCTAGCGGCCAAGCGGCAAAAGGCCATTGAGGCGAAGCTCCTGGCCGAGGGCaacctcgaggcgctggcgccaaAGGTGCCCCTACAGCACCAGTCGATCAACCTGCCGGGCGAGCCGGGTGGCAGCGTGGAGCACAATATCGAGGCTGCGGACAAGCGCGAGGAGCTGAGGAAGGCGATGCGCAAGGAGAGAAaggccaagatcaaggaaTCCAATTACCTCAAGTCCATGTAAAGCAGAGGCCAGAGATGGGCAAATTTGTCATGGCAACATCTGTACCATATTCGTGGGAATCCCACTTGTATCATCATACATGCAAGCTACAGTTACAAGTTCATTGTGTATGGAGGCGACCTATAACACACATTATTTGTAATTGCTTTACATGACTCTTGAAGTCGGTTCACAGCACATGACCTGGTTCTGGGTACCCAAGAAATCTGTACGGGAGCGCATACATAGATATGCCTTTCATTTAACTAAGAGCCCTGGGGCATGGCAGGGCTATACACCTATTCCCGAGACGCTGTACGCTCTCACTTCGACTCTTACAGCGCATGTAGATCCAACGGCACGCTGCTTCCCCTGCCGGCACGATACTTCTTTGGACCACCAACAAAGTCCCGCGGCTTGGGAAACAAGCTCTCAGACTTGAATTGCCACCGTGAGTCGTTGACAATGAAAcgttcgccgccgccgccgccatagccgccgccgctcataGTTGGAGAGTGCGATGGCTGTCGGCTCGGACTCGGCGACTTGGCGCCGTTGGAAGACAAGGTGAAAGCGCTCGGGTCCAGCATCGACTGCCGGAGAGACGATCCTCGGGTTCGTGAcactggcggcggaggcggtgacgccggcgtcggagGTGTTGGCGCCGCGttgggaggcggaggaggaggcggggcACTTGGAGAGGAGTGCTCCGCTGCCCGAATAGCAGCTTGCACGGCCAGAGATGGGGCTGATGCTGCATTAGAagccggaggcggcggaggaggcggaggcggaggctgtGCTCGCGGAGCGGGCGATAGGTTCGggcgtggaggagctgccgaaggaggaggaggcggcggcgccgcaggcagGCTCGGGGCACTTgatggcggaggagggggcggtggtgctgcagGTGTTGGCGCGGACGCTgcgggtggtggaggcggcggcggcggcggcgccggggtcgAAGGCAGTTTGGCTACTGACGACGGTTTCCGAGACGTAGGCAGGGGAGGCGGCTTCTTCCCtatcggcggcggaggcccCTTTGCCGGCGCGCTCACTTTCCTCAGGTTGTTGGCGCCTCCTGGTCGTGGAATTGGCAGTCCCCGTCCAGGGATGGctggagccgcggcggcgggcggtctCGGCGCAGATACTcccggcggcttcggcacgGGATGAGCAGACTCCCCTGGGTCCGAAAGATACGTGGAATCGTTGTTCGCTCCGGTATCGACGCCTCCGCTGCGCTTCTTGAGTTTCGGCATACCGCCGGCAAACAGTCCGCccagctgcggcgccgagtccattgacgccgcggcggcggcggcgtgcccgGAGCCTTGATCACTGTTGCTTCTGGCGCGGTTCCCAGGGACCGGAggggcaaggccgccggGGATCGGGGGCGCACCTCCTACCGGCGGcccggacgaggaggagttgTCCTTGGCTAGAGCGGGCGCCGAGCGGTCATTGGTGACTGCCTTCTTGagggccttgcccttggagATGTCTGCCAGCAGCGCATTCTAGGGCATCAGTCAGCTTAGGGCTTCGGGCGAGTCGAGGCAAAGGGCCGGTTCTCACTCTGTTGCCTCCGCCAGGTggtggtcgcggcggtcCAGCTCCCCCAGGAGGgggtggcgggggaggaggcggtccGCCAACGCctggaggtggaggaggcggcggcggcggaggaggagcaggcatAGTGATATGCTGTGCGGGCGGTTTCTATCCTCGCCAGGTGGCAGGCCTCGTGAGGCTGCCAAACGTGGATGTCGAGTCGATCAGGTGGGTGCAGCGGCAGTCTGGGACCGGAGCTGACACCGGGCCAGTGCCGGACGTGGGAAGCGAACGAACGAcgagcgtcgacgacgcaagGTTAGACGTGTGCGGTTGGTGACGCGCGGGGTGCTGTCGACGGCAGAGCACAAAGGGAGAAAGGATGGCGCAGCCGCCGTGAGGTACGTTGGAGGGCTGATGAAGGAGCTGGCGCGAGGTTTCGTCATCAGGGCTGGTCGCAGCGGAACAGTGGGCGCCGCCTGACGGGGGGTGCGTTACTACGTGCAGCGCTGTGGCAGGCCCAGTGACTGATGACTGAGGTGCCCCGCTTTCGACTTGAAAGGCCCCGGCCGCCTGGGGTCCATGCCCGGCTGGCGAAGAAACCTAGCAAACCTCACGTGGGAAACGAAGTGCCTCGTACCAAGTACGCGCGGCGTCATCCAAGTGCACAAGGTAGACAGACAGGCCTGAAACAAGAGGAGATTCATGTCGACTAAGCTCAGCAAATTTGGtttgcttttttttttcccgcTGCATCTTGGGCCTTGCTTTCTGAGGCCCTTGATTTACGATGTCAATGAATGGCACACACCCACTATCTCGCCCAGGCGAAAGCCCCAGGGACGGCTGGCCGGTACGTAGCCTCGCAGGCAACAACCCCTGCTCCATCCCCATTGGCCTCTGACCATCAACGCCAATTCTCCAATTTCTTCCGCTCCGGATAACCTCATCACGGCCACCCTCAACCCCCGCGACCTCTTGCGCCCCAACCTCCGCCGATTCCCCACTCGACCATCCTGCTCCAGCCACTTGTGATCACACATATCGATCGAGCGCAGGCCTCATTACgatgcggcgggcgcccCCCCGGCAGGTCGGCTTCGTGTGCGACTCCTATGCCTTCACCAGGGTCCACGGCCGCTTGGCCGCAACGCAACCGCTCTTTCTCAGCAGAGTCGCCGGCTCACGAGCCCAATCAGCTTCTACGCCACCATCATGGGGCCCAATCGCTCCCCGGTggtcctcgaccgccgccgccgccgcaacaggAACTtcgcccgctgctgccagcTCCGAGGTGGCCTCCAGACGCCcttcggcggcctcggcccccTCGCCTCCCCAGATCACCGACCCGCGCGAGctcgccaacgtcgtcgaggatAGCCGCAACAAATTCCtctccgtcgacggcatccccgcgcagcagctcaccaccgccgccctgcagtcgtgcctgcgcgccgccgccgccctgcacccCCAGCTCAAGCGCGCCGAGGCACAGTCCAAGGCGTCAGcctcgcgcctcgtcgccctcggcgccgagcgcaCCGGTACCCGGCTCCCCATCGACGCCAAGCTGCAGGACGCCGTCAACCGGATATCCTACGCGGCCTACAACATCATCAGCCACCCCAACGTCGAGATGACGCCCGAGTTTCTCGAGCTCTACGTCCAGGTCCAGTCTCAGCTCGGCCGCCCCGAGTCCCTCCCCTCGGTCCTTGAGCTCTACGCCTCGAAGCCAAAGCCCGTCGTCAAGAATGGCCAGATCGAATACGTCCCGCAGAgccccaacgccgccgcgcgtgccatcgaggtcggcgtggccgaggccgcgctgcagaccgccgtcgaagccaagaacctcgacgccgccctcggcatcgtcgaggccgcaTACTGCGTCCCCGCCTTCAAGCGCCAGAAGCTCATCAAGAACGCGACCGCCCCGGCCATCGGCCTGGCCACGCTCCCCTTTGGCATCTTCGGCCTCTCCACAGCCTACGCCTCCTACTGGCAAAACACCATGGacgtcaccaccgccacaggcatcggcgtcgcgggaATTTCTGGCTATTTCTTCGTCGTTGGCTCGCTGGGTCTCATTGCCAAGCTCAGCAACAAGGACCAGATGCGGCGCGTCACCTGGGCGCCCGGCACGCCCTTGCGGTACCGCtggctgcgcgaggacgagcggcgggcgctcgaCAAGGTGGCATGCGCGTGGGGCTTCCAAGAGCCGTGGCGACATGGCGAGGAGACGGGTCCTGAGTGGGAAGGCCTGAGGGAGTACATGGGCTATAGAGGAATGTTGCTCGACCGCGTCGAGTTCATGGAGGGCATGAGTTAGCGGAGGGAGTTGGCTGCATATTCCTATCCCAGCCCCAAGCGGCACTGTATCATAAAGTTGTGCATACGCGTGCATATATACACATACcccatacttcgtacttcaCAAAGCCGCTACAGTCTCGAGAGATGTGTACAGCAGCCTTTTTGTTACCACTAGGTATGTATAGGTCAATTGCATCCGCCTGGCTTCAGTAGTAGTTGCAAGCAACCTCTTTTTGTCAACCAAAACAAGCCAACCAACCACACGATGGCCGACAAGCAGGGCAAGCAAGGTCAAGGCACACGGCagagcacgcacgcacgacaGGGCAGGGGTTTTTCCAGTGGTCCCCAACGAGCCGGTCTTCGGCGCAAAAGACCTTTTGCGGGCGTGCCGGGCAGGTCAAAAGTCTGTGCGCAAATCTTGCTCCGTTCGGGCAGGTatcggcggccgcgggggTTGGTGggcttatatatatatatatatatatacaaAGTACGCGCTAGCTTATGTTTCCCAGTCACTTAGAAGTATATATCCATTTCTATTATCGAGGCGGgatcgtcgcccgccggggGAGGTGTTGGCAGAGTCGCAGACACGGCTCCAAAAGTTCTCAACATCGAATGCTCCGCTGGATGATACATACCCCTGGCCGCTCCGGACTTGTTCTCCTGCGCTTTTTCTTGTTCTGGTGCTTGAATTGAGAGGAACAGACGGGTATCCGATCCGACGTGGCAGTAAAATTGGCGTTGGCCAACAGTCTTATGCATCTCTATCCATGTCTCGCCACCATCGCTCAAGTATCTCGCAGGCTGTGCTCGCAGGCTGTGCAAGTATCATGGCCACCGCCAactcgtcatcatcgtcaatAGAAATACACATCGCACCACGAAATCTACTAAGACAACTTTAGAGTAATAGGGCGCGCTCGCTTGTCGGACAAAAAGACTTTTGATGGCGGACATTATTTCAAAAAGCCATTGACCCCGTGCACGTGTTGTCGTAGGTCGTTCCCTCGACCGCCTCTAGCCTCACACCCGGCTGTTGTAGTGCTCCCTTTCGTAAGAAACGGCATATTGTGTCGTCTTGCGAATCGCGTGATCGTCTTGGATCGTAGTGTTGTTGTTCACGCTGTGCACCGTCGTGAGGATAAACTCTTCACTCGTGTCGTCGCTGTGCTGAACCACGCTCCGGGACGTGCCATTGGCCTCGTTCGGGCCCGAATAAGGCTTCCACTCGCGGTTGCCACTGGTCTGCGAGTAGGCACCGCTGCGCTTCTGACCAAACGTATAGGTGGGCCCATGTGAAcctgcggccgccgacgaggcattGGCAAAGGCCTTCGGAAACACCCAGGCAAGGATAATGCGGCACATAGGAAGACAGGCGCAAATAATAGCGACATTCTCTTCAATCATTGTCCAGAGTGTAGACGTGATGTCATCTGCGATAGCGAGTCAGGAGATCATCCTCAAAACGGAGGGGAAATCATACATGTACTGTCGGGGCTTGTGGTGGAAAAGTTGAGCGTCGTGGCTCGCAGAATCGAGGTAATGGTAACACTGCCGATTGTGAGCCAACCAACCAAATACAACAGTCTGGCGGTCTAATGATGACTTACAAGCCACCCAGAGCAAAGACCAGCATCAAGGCCCTCTTCTGGTTGACTGGCAGCTTGCTGGACCAAAGGGGCTGCATAGGCAACAGAAGGATGAGAACGTCGGTGGCAATGGAATACCCTGCGTTGGCGTACCAGTTCTTGGTCAGGCTGATGCACGTTGGGTTGCTCGACTTGTCCCAGGCGCCGGAGATGGGATTGCACTGCCAGATGGCCGACGCAGTAGTCGCGATCATGTAGGCGACAACGATCCCAATCAGGCTGTAGCAGCTGATACGGAACCATTTTTGTACGAAGATGCGGAGATATAGGAGCAGAATTGAAGCCTTTGTCAGGTTGATGGTGAGCTTGTAGAAGATCTGGGCGATATAGAACAGCTGGAAGGATGCGAGTTAGTAGAGGTCGTCAACTAGTTCACGAATTGAGCGCACCTTGAGAGCCATCAATAAGTTTTCCTCAGTCAAGTGGTATTTGTGCTTGCCGAATCCGTAGTTGCAAGCTAGCATCATGAGGATCTGAACCGCCAAAGTGCAAGCCTATGGTTTACTTGTAAGCTTGCACCCAGGAACAAGGAGCTCGGACCGACATACGAACGACACCAATATTGTCCAGTCATCCCATCCGAGACCCGTTCGTCTTGACAGACGGTTCCATATCCGAATGGCGAGAAAGATGGGAGTGACGGCGAAGAAAACGATGCAGGGAATCCGAACTAGGTCTGCGTTGCTGGCACCTGGGATGTTGCTCCCGACGGGAAGTTTGTTCGAGGCCATCCTGCGATGATGCAGTTGCTCCTGACGAGCCGTCGGTGGGTGGTTTGGTCCCGTAAATTGATCCTGCGGCAGTTGGACATGCAGGCCCAAGGAGGCACTCGGCTGAGATCCCGCGGGGAGACAAACGAACAACGGTCTGTCAACTGTCACGAAGCGGCATCCCAGTCAAGATGTATGTACGTGCGGGTGGACCGTATATGAGGATAGGACGCGGAGTCACACCATGGCCACAGACAGGGTCTGGTTGCAACGACGGCAGACGAGTAGGGTACCCAGATACAGGCGTTCCATGCGCGAATGGCAGGGAGGCACCAGAGTTAACCATCCAAAGAAGCGCTTGACAATCTGCAGAGAAGAAGCTACCAAGCCTGGCTTATCCCAAGCAAGACAAGACCATGCAGgccaggcttgccagggTGGTCTCGCATCTCACCTATATGGGGGGAACTAAGGGCCATGGGCAGGCTCCGAAAACTCCGTGTTCGGATACGGGGTAGGCTAGCCCACCACGCAGCTACGCCGCACAAGTTTGGAGGAGACGATTCCAGTGCTCATAAAAGCCCTTCGACGGCGAGTCGGGAACAAGCCGGTCGTTTGCGACGCTAGATGGCTGTCACTCGACAGTGGCCAATTCTCGGGATACATGGACTCGAGCGAGCCCAAGCGcaggcagcgagcggcggcccgtCCGGCCACAGTGACACAAAGCGCCGGCTTAGTCCCCCAGCCAGGGCGAACGGGTTGCGCGCAGTAGCACGTAGTGGTGAAAATCACGGGTTGGGCGTCGCGATCGGGCGCCGGTCCGAGCCAACGCCAGGCCAGGGGGAATGGAGTACGGGTAATCGAAGGGGAGGCTGGAGGCAGGGTCGGAGTGGGATCCGAATGTGGCACCGCCTGTCTCTGCCTGTGGCAAGAGACGCTGACGAGAAGAACCATAGGTCGCTTCAGTTTGGCAGGTGCCGTGCACAAACCTATCCCCCAAGGTTGGCCGCAGATTCCatggcggtgatgacgagAGGGCTAAACGCCACGCGGGTAGTGGGGGGATGGGGACAAGACGAGGGGCGGTAtcgtggcgggcaggcgcgaACAGACACCCGTCTTAGACTGCGGgcctactaaggtaccttaccttacgCAGAATCTACTAACCTTGCACTTCCCCCAACCGAGTGAACATCGGCTCGGGCGGGTACAGGACTTGTCGTGCGCAGTACTTGATGCGTGGCTGGTCCCGCGCTCTCATGCAAGGTACGAGTACGTACGTGCCGAGTATCGAGCTTGGTTAGTGTTGCCGGGTCCCTCCTGCCTGACTGGCTGCCAAGTGTGCCGGGCCGGCTTCGCGCCTGCCGTCGCAGCGAACCGCCGTCCCAGtgtggcaggcggcgctcATGCAGCAGACGCCACATGGGATTCCAAGAGAGAGTTAAATCTCGCACCGAAATTTATGCCCTCCTTGTCCGGGGGGCCAGCAGAAATTCAATGGCAACTCgaaccggcggcgacgtagAAATGATGCTGATAGCCTCGCTCAATCCATCGCATGAAGGCTCactctgctgctgcgccgtgaAGCTATTGATTCTTTAGCCACGCCAACACAGTACATCAACACCACGAAATCCAAGACACCAACAGCGGCCAAGGCTCTCTTCAGCACGGGGTGTTGCATTGTGTTTGGAGAGTGACACGAACCCATCCTGGGTATACCATGCCGCACCTAACATCAGAAATATCGCGAGGCAACGAGTCTTGATGCTGACGCCCACCACAGTGGCCCCATGTTGGCCGCTTTACTGGTTGgtcttggccttgtccgcAGAATTCGCCCCTGCAACACTCATCGTCCACGAGACCAAGACTGGAAGACATCTCGGATCAGCACCGAGCATGTCCCTGACAACCTGCTTTCTCAAGCAGTGATCGGCAAAGGCAGATCTCTCGCCCCGGTTACGACGATGCGATGAACCAGGGCAGCCTCATGCAAGTTCACGACGTCCAGTGTCCCGGTAGACGACCTCTCTCTCTTACCAACCAAAAACAAGGCGCCTTTGAATTTGAATTTGCGGGACAACTTCTCGGCGCATTCGCCGAGCAGTGCAACTCAGCAAGTTTCCCGAAGCTGTTGAAAAATTGGCCGTTCGTCGCTTGTCAGACAGCGGCCAAGGTCTAAGACGTTGAGAACTTATGAGCAACATTGGTTGGGACAAGGATATACCCCTGTTGACGCAAGACACCTCCATCCCAGCTGCATGGAGCGGCTCCCTGCTAGGCGGCCCACtcggttggcggcgggcaaagGCACCCTGGTCCTGGTCCCAGTCGCGGGCCCAGACGAGGCAGTCGGGCCCGTCGCTGCAGAAGGCCCTCTGTCAAATTTGGTTTGAATCTTGCAGATGACATCCAAGACAATGCCACGAGGCGAGGCTGAGAGCCAGTCCAGGGCGTGAAGCGAGCAGGCACTCCCTGAGTCCAATTCAGCTGCGCAGTCTCTTTCTGTTTCCTTGTTTGtgccatgtcggcgccgagaaACGACACACATGTCCTGTGTCCTTCGTCGACCGCGGACATTTGTATTCACGAACGAAGTCGCCTTGTTCCAGTTCGGTACCGCGGCGCCACAACGGTCCTTTTGTCCTAAAGCATCcgcgccagcgacgccacACTAACCGAGATCATGTTAGGGGCTGGGGATTCTTGCCATGGCGTTCACTCCAGAGGGAATTGTGAAAAGTCATGCTGCTCCAGATTTCTGCGCGTGCTCAAACGACTGGGCCTTCGTCGGTGCCATTCGGGTCTTGGGGGGAATGCCAGTGCGTCGACGACCACCAGAGGCGTTGCTGTCGTCGATTCTTGGACCCTTCGGCCTATTTAGAAACTGCCCAGAACGggtccgcggccgccacaGCTGGGTGCACCCGCGGGTTGGGGGCGACGGGGCCTTCCCGTTCCCAAGACCCGCGAGCCACAGTGACGAGGTGGCGGGATTCTTCGCAGCCGAACGTTACCTTGAGGCTTGTGACTTGTTCATGGTCAATGGACTCGAATGCAAGACTTGAGCGCACAAGTATGTGAGGATGCAGGAGGTAGCACAGCAGCGAGCCAAGAACAACGTCGGCCGGGGAGTCCAGTCAGTCATTGTGGGCTGGGGAGGttgcgacgaggcgagggagCGCAGCCCGTGGCAAGATACGTACGAAGTtgtgttgttgctgttgtgaCTTATTGGCA from Purpureocillium takamizusanense chromosome 6, complete sequence encodes:
- a CDS encoding uncharacterized protein (EggNog:ENOG503NY5D~COG:I~TransMembrane:7 (o20-42i54-79o99-121i133-153o181-200i212-231o258-276i)) gives rise to the protein MASNKLPVGSNIPGASNADLVRIPCIVFFAVTPIFLAIRIWNRLSRRTGLGWDDWTILVSFACTLAVQILMMLACNYGFGKHKYHLTEENLLMALKLFYIAQIFYKLTINLTKASILLLYLRIFVQKWFRISCYSLIGIVVAYMIATTASAIWQCNPISGAWDKSSNPTCISLTKNWYANAGYSIATDVLILLLPMQPLWSSKLPVNQKRALMLVFALGGFVTITSILRATTLNFSTTSPDSTYDITSTLWTMIEENVAIICACLPMCRIILAWVFPKAFANASSAAAGSHGPTYTFGQKRSGAYSQTSGNREWKPYSGPNEANGTSRSVVQHSDDTSEEFILTTVHSVNNNTTIQDDHAIRKTTQYAVSYEREHYNSRV
- a CDS encoding uncharacterized protein (EggNog:ENOG503P46Q~COG:C); the encoded protein is MPTPESELFKSQKPKVAPTFNGVDYDDTKAFKQAEDAIIREQWVEAMKTRLVGEELGKCYTREGVNHLENCGQLREKYLQLLATNKVKGTKFLQQNYIEKRDEELDLAAKVHTSDKIARLNQGRFAS
- a CDS encoding uncharacterized protein (COG:S~EggNog:ENOG503Q3SY), with amino-acid sequence MPAPPPPPPPPPPPGVGGPPPPPPPPPGGAGPPRPPPGGGNRNALLADISKGKALKKAVTNDRSAPALAKDNSSSSGPPVGGAPPIPGGLAPPVPGNRARSNSDQGSGHAAAAAASMDSAPQLGGLFAGGMPKLKKRSGGVDTGANNDSTYLSDPGESAHPVPKPPGVSAPRPPAAAAPAIPGRGLPIPRPGGANNLRKVSAPAKGPPPPIGKKPPPLPTSRKPSSVAKLPSTPAPPPPPPPPPAASAPTPAAPPPPPPPSSAPSLPAAPPPPPPSAAPPRPNLSPAPRAQPPPPPPPPPPASNAASAPSLAVQAAIRAAEHSSPSAPPPPPPPNAAPTPPTPASPPPPPVSRTRGSSLRQSMLDPSAFTLSSNGAKSPSPSRQPSHSPTMSGGGYGGGGGERFIVNDSRWQFKSESLFPKPRDFVGGPKKYRAGRGSSVPLDLHAL
- a CDS encoding uncharacterized protein (COG:J~BUSCO:EOG09265KQ4~EggNog:ENOG503P3P1), translated to MLCKRCFRAVLTPRQLLPLARPFSIAARLRSDEPQLSTPITSPSDASAATTKPAAEPRSICLEGTILSGLNYTKGGNDPVAMKDEDYPEWLWSCLDMAKKGTDVADEDAGDEFSKSKKQRRLAAKRQKAIEAKLLAEGNLEALAPKVPLQHQSINLPGEPGGSVEHNIEAADKREELRKAMRKERKAKIKESNYLKSM
- a CDS encoding uncharacterized protein (TransMembrane:2 (i294-316o328-348i)~EggNog:ENOG503NZJR), producing MRRAPPRQVGFVCDSYAFTRVHGRLAATQPLFLSRVAGSRAQSASTPPSWGPIAPRWSSTAAAAATGTSPAAASSEVASRRPSAASAPSPPQITDPRELANVVEDSRNKFLSVDGIPAQQLTTAALQSCLRAAAALHPQLKRAEAQSKASASRLVALGAERTGTRLPIDAKLQDAVNRISYAAYNIISHPNVEMTPEFLELYVQVQSQLGRPESLPSVLELYASKPKPVVKNGQIEYVPQSPNAAARAIEVGVAEAALQTAVEAKNLDAALGIVEAAYCVPAFKRQKLIKNATAPAIGLATLPFGIFGLSTAYASYWQNTMDVTTATGIGVAGISGYFFVVGSLGLIAKLSNKDQMRRVTWAPGTPLRYRWLREDERRALDKVACAWGFQEPWRHGEETGPEWEGLREYMGYRGMLLDRVEFMEGMS